A stretch of the Lolium perenne isolate Kyuss_39 chromosome 3, Kyuss_2.0, whole genome shotgun sequence genome encodes the following:
- the LOC127344665 gene encoding ABC transporter G family member 6, producing MHAMARAVQDRLPFLASPPPPAPAPARTRNPSLSEMLSLVSAATVDPAGTDDDASGSGSVFSLAMPQPVPCGVDDGNAGCAAPGRTIQFRLAFTDLTYSVRRSRHGGDDADGKLCLPVQLRSDRVTAAATDAHAPRTKALLDCVSGEAREGEILAVMGASGSGKSTLIDALANRISRDALKGAVTLNGEPLTGNILKSMSAYVMQDDLLFPMLTVTETLSFAADFRLPRSLSAAKKRSRVQALIDQLGLRAAADTIIGDEGHRGVSGGERRRVSIGTDIIHDPILLFLDEPTSGLDSTSAFMVVKVLRRIAESGSIVITSIHQPSQRILGLLDRLILLSGGRTVFSGAPSSLPPYFAEFGFPVPDDENRAEFALDLIRELESSPTGTKPLVDFHRTWKVMHAASPDAAAWAPTMSLKEAISACVSRGKLVSGADVAAGEMRTSYANPFWVEMKVLTRRSALNTRRMPELFLIRLGAVVVTGVILATVFFRLDQSPKGAQERLGFFAFAMSTMFYTCADALPVFLQERYVFLRETAYGAYRHVSYVLSNAIVSFPPLVVLSLAFAFTTFFAVGLAGGVSGFAFYTLAILASFWAGSGFVTFLSGVIPHVMIGYTVVVAILAYFLLFSGFFINRDRIPAYWLWFHYMSLVKYPFEGVLQNEFGRAGECFVRGAQIFDNSPIGRLPEAVKERVLASISSSLGYRIAPDTCVATGMTVLGQVAVTQLGKWECLLVTAAWGFFFRILFYFSLVLGSKNKRR from the coding sequence ATGCATGCCATGGCGCGAGCCGTGCAAGATCGCCTCCCGTTCCTCGCATCGCCCCCGCCGCCCGCGCCAGCGCCGGCGAGGACGAGGAACCCGTCCCTCTCGGAGATGCTCAGCCTCGTcagcgccgccaccgtcgacccGGCAGGCACGGACGACGACgcttccggctccggctccgtgtTCTCGCTCGCGATGCCGCAGCCCGTGCCTTGCGGCGTCGACGACGGTAATGCTGGCTGTGCCGCGCCGGGCCGGACCATCCAGTTCCGGCTCGCGTTCACCGACCTGACGTACAGCGTCCGGCGCTCGCGCCACGGCGGCGACGACGCCGATGGGAAGCTCTGCCTTCCCGTGCAGCTTCGGAGCGACCGCGTCACGGCGGCGGCCACCGACGCGCACGCGCCGCGGACGAAGGCCCTGCTGGACTGCGTCTCCGGGGAGGCGCGGGAGGGCGAGATCCTGGCCGTGATGGGCGCCAGCGGGTCCGGCAAGTCCACCCTCATCGACGCGCTCGCCAACCGCATCTCCCGCGACGCGCTCAAGGGCGCCGTCACGCTCAACGGCGAGCCGCTCACGGGCAACATCCTCAAGTCCATGTCCGCCTACGTCATGCAGGACGACCTGCTCTTCCCCATGCTCACCGTCACCGAGACGCTCTCCTTCGCCGCCGACTTCCGCCTCCCGCGCTCGCTCTCCGCCGCCAAGAAGCGCTCGCGCGTGCAGGCGCTCATCGACCAGCTCGGTCTCCGCGCGGCGGCCGACACCATCATCGGCGATGAGGGACACCGCGGGGTCTCTGGTGGGGAGCGTCGAAGGGTCTCCATCGgcaccgacatcatccacgacccGATCCTGCTGTTTCTGGACGAGCCCACCTCGGGGCTCGACTCCACGTCCGCGTTCATGGTCGTCAAGGTGCTCCGCCGGATCGCTGAGAGCGGCAGCATTGTCATCACCTCCATCCACCAGCCTAGCCAGCGCATCCTCGGCCTCCTCGACCGCCTCATCCTCCTCTCCGGCGGCCGCACCGTCTTCAGCGGAGCCCCCTCCTCGCTCCCTCCCTACTTCGCCGAGTTCGGATTCCCGGTCCCGGACGACGAGAACCGCGCCGAGTTCGCGCTCGATCTCATCCGCGAGCTCGAGTCGTCGCCGACGGGCACGAAGCCTCTCGTCGACTTCCATCGCACGTGGAAGGTCATGCACGCGGCGAGCCCCGACGCGGCTGCGTGGGCGCCGACGATGTCGCTGAAGGAGGCCATCAGCGCTTGCGTCTCGCGCGGGAAGCTGGTGTCGGGCGCGGACGTGGCCGCCGGGGAGATGCGCACGTCGTACGCGAACCCGTTCTGGGTGGAGATGAAGGTGCTGACGAGGCGGTCGGCGCTCAACACGCGGCGCATGCCGGAGCTGTTCCTCATCCGCCTGGGCGCCGTGGTGGTGACGGGCGTGATCCTGGCCACCGTCTTCTTCCGTCTCGACCAGTCGCCCAAGGGCGCGCAGGAGCGGCtcggcttcttcgccttcgccatgTCCACCATGTTCTACACCTGCGCCGACGCGCTCCCGGTGTTCCTCCAGGAGCGCTACGTGTTCCTCAGGGAGACGGCCTACGGCGCGTACCGCCACGTCTCCTACGTGCTCTCCAACGCCATCGTCTCCTTCCCGCCGCTCGTCGTCCTCTCGCTCGCCTTCGCCTTCACCACGTTCTTCGCCGTCGGCCTGGCCGGCGGCGTGTCCGGGTTCGCCTTCTACACGCTGGCAATCCTGGCCTCGTTCTGGGCCGGCAGCGGCTTCGTGACGTTCCTCTCCGGCGTGATCCCGCACGTCATGATCGGGTACACGGTGGTGGTGGCCATCCTAGCCTACTTCCTGCTCTTCAGCGGCTTCTTCATCAACCGGGACAGGATTCCGGCCTACTGGCTGTGGTTCCACTACATGTCGCTCGTCAAGTACCCGTTCGAGGGAGTGCTGCAGAACGAGTTCGGCCGCGCCGGCGAGTGCTTCGTGCGGGGCGCGCAGATCTTCGACAACTCGCCCATCGGGAGGCTGCCGGAGGCGGTGAAGGAGAGGGTGCTCGCGTCCATCAGCTCCTCGCTCGGGTACCGGATCGCCCCCGACACCTGCGTCGCCACCGGGATGACCGTGCTGGGGCAGGTGGCCGTGACGCAGCTCGGCAAGTGGGAGTGCCTGCTCGTGACGGCGGCGTGGGGATTCTTCTTCCGGATCCTCTTCTACTTCAGCCTCGTCCTCGGCAGCAAGAACAAGAGGAGGTGA